Proteins from a single region of Syngnathus scovelli strain Florida chromosome 7, RoL_Ssco_1.2, whole genome shotgun sequence:
- the LOC125972487 gene encoding cell adhesion molecule 2 isoform X2, with amino-acid sequence MMMLQRHLLFLLSSLGASIFGGGQGQFPITQNVTALEGSAANMTCRVDFNDNTSLQWSNPAQQTLFFGDKKALRDNRIELVRASWQELTIRINDVSLADEGQYTCSLFTMPVKTTKAFLTVLGVPERPKITGFTSPALEGESITLTCTTTGSKPAAQLRWFRNDKEVQGTTEVTASGKSLTVRSSLRFQVERGDDLVAYTCMVEHVSLANPYVTTEVLEVYYAPHLEITHSLIIPQEGQYLKLECVSRGNPRPESVVWSKDGGDLPDVERMIVEGPELTITTLNKTDNGTYRCEASNQLGTSSAEYKLFVYDPNAIGQHGPDHALIGGVVAVVVFITLCLIIVLGRYLARHKGTYLTHEAKGSEDAPDADTAIINAEGNHMHAEEKKEYFI; translated from the exons GTGGCCAAGGTCAGTTCCCCATCACTCAGAACGTGACAGCGTTGGAGGGCTCGGCCGCCAACATGACCTGCCGGGTGGACTTCAACGATAACACCTCCCTCCAGTGGTCCAACCCCGCGCAGCAGACGCTCTTTTTCGGTGACAAGAAAG CTCTTCGGGACAACCGGATCGAGCTGGTGCGAGCGTCGTGGCAGGAGCTCACCATCCGCATCAACGACGTCAGCCTGGCCGACGAGGGCCAGTACACGTGCTCGCTCTTCACCATGCCCGTCAAGACCACCAAGGCCTTCCTCACCGTCTTAG GTGTGCCGGAGCGGCCCAAGATCACGGGCTTCACCAGCCCGGCCCTGGAAGGCGAGAGCATCACCCTGACGTGCACCACGACGGGAAGCAAGCCGGCGGCCCAGCTCCGGTGGTTCCGCAACGACAAGGAGGTCCAAG GCACCACCGAGGTGACGGCCTCGGGCAAGTCGTTGACGGTGAGGAGCAGCCTGCGCTTCCAGGTGGAGCGAGGCGACGACCTCGTGGCCTACACCTGCATGGTGGAGCACGTCTCTCTGGCCAACCCTTACGTGACCACCGAAGTCCTGGAGGTCTACT ATGCTCCACATCTGGAGATCACGCATTCGCTGATCATCCCGCAGGAGGGCCAGTACTTGAAGCTGGAGTGTGTTTCCAGAGGAAACCCCAG ACCAGAATCGGTCGTGTGGTCCAAAGACGGCGGCGACCTGCCCGACGTGGAGCGCATGATCGTGGAGGGCCCAGAGCTCACCATCACCACGCTGAACAAAACCGACAACGGCACGTACCGCTGCGAGGCCAGCAACCAGCTGGGCACCAGCAGCGCCGAGTATAAACTCTTTGTATACG ACCCCAATGCCATCGGGCAGCACGGGCCCGACCACGCCCTGATCGGCGGCGTGGTGGCCGTGGTGGTTTTCATCACCTTGTGCTTGATCATCGTCCTGGGCCGCTACCTGGCCAGACATAAAG GCACGTATCTAACGCACGAGGCCAAAGGGTCCGAGGACGCCCCCGACGCCGACACGGCCATCATCAACGCCGAAGGGAACCACATGCACGCCGAGGAGAAGAAGGAGTACTTCATTTAg
- the LOC125972487 gene encoding cell adhesion molecule 2 isoform X1, with translation MMMLQRHLLFLLSSLGASIFGVEGTKSKARGGQGQFPITQNVTALEGSAANMTCRVDFNDNTSLQWSNPAQQTLFFGDKKALRDNRIELVRASWQELTIRINDVSLADEGQYTCSLFTMPVKTTKAFLTVLGVPERPKITGFTSPALEGESITLTCTTTGSKPAAQLRWFRNDKEVQGTTEVTASGKSLTVRSSLRFQVERGDDLVAYTCMVEHVSLANPYVTTEVLEVYYAPHLEITHSLIIPQEGQYLKLECVSRGNPRPESVVWSKDGGDLPDVERMIVEGPELTITTLNKTDNGTYRCEASNQLGTSSAEYKLFVYDPNAIGQHGPDHALIGGVVAVVVFITLCLIIVLGRYLARHKGTYLTHEAKGSEDAPDADTAIINAEGNHMHAEEKKEYFI, from the exons GTGGCCAAGGTCAGTTCCCCATCACTCAGAACGTGACAGCGTTGGAGGGCTCGGCCGCCAACATGACCTGCCGGGTGGACTTCAACGATAACACCTCCCTCCAGTGGTCCAACCCCGCGCAGCAGACGCTCTTTTTCGGTGACAAGAAAG CTCTTCGGGACAACCGGATCGAGCTGGTGCGAGCGTCGTGGCAGGAGCTCACCATCCGCATCAACGACGTCAGCCTGGCCGACGAGGGCCAGTACACGTGCTCGCTCTTCACCATGCCCGTCAAGACCACCAAGGCCTTCCTCACCGTCTTAG GTGTGCCGGAGCGGCCCAAGATCACGGGCTTCACCAGCCCGGCCCTGGAAGGCGAGAGCATCACCCTGACGTGCACCACGACGGGAAGCAAGCCGGCGGCCCAGCTCCGGTGGTTCCGCAACGACAAGGAGGTCCAAG GCACCACCGAGGTGACGGCCTCGGGCAAGTCGTTGACGGTGAGGAGCAGCCTGCGCTTCCAGGTGGAGCGAGGCGACGACCTCGTGGCCTACACCTGCATGGTGGAGCACGTCTCTCTGGCCAACCCTTACGTGACCACCGAAGTCCTGGAGGTCTACT ATGCTCCACATCTGGAGATCACGCATTCGCTGATCATCCCGCAGGAGGGCCAGTACTTGAAGCTGGAGTGTGTTTCCAGAGGAAACCCCAG ACCAGAATCGGTCGTGTGGTCCAAAGACGGCGGCGACCTGCCCGACGTGGAGCGCATGATCGTGGAGGGCCCAGAGCTCACCATCACCACGCTGAACAAAACCGACAACGGCACGTACCGCTGCGAGGCCAGCAACCAGCTGGGCACCAGCAGCGCCGAGTATAAACTCTTTGTATACG ACCCCAATGCCATCGGGCAGCACGGGCCCGACCACGCCCTGATCGGCGGCGTGGTGGCCGTGGTGGTTTTCATCACCTTGTGCTTGATCATCGTCCTGGGCCGCTACCTGGCCAGACATAAAG GCACGTATCTAACGCACGAGGCCAAAGGGTCCGAGGACGCCCCCGACGCCGACACGGCCATCATCAACGCCGAAGGGAACCACATGCACGCCGAGGAGAAGAAGGAGTACTTCATTTAg